The Piliocolobus tephrosceles isolate RC106 chromosome 12, ASM277652v3, whole genome shotgun sequence genome includes the window NNNNNNNNNNNNNNNNNNNNNNNNNNNNNNNNNNNNNNNNNNNNNNNNNNNtatatatatatattttaacccaAATCTAATCAAACCTCTAGACCTAGCTTCcagtttaaagaaaatacaggGAATACAGGAAGAAGGTAAACAATAGCATCAAGAAATAATTGGACAAATCCAGCGTACTGGATGTTATACCACAAAATTATTCTGGACTCATCAAAAAGACAATGTCGCAGGAAGTAAGAGTAGAGGCACTATTCTAGATTAAAATAAACACAGTTTAAGACTCATAGATTTAACTACATACAAATTTAAACTTTTGAATCACAAACACACACCATGGACAAATGACACACAATAAactgggaaaaataaatgaaatatatttgaccagaaaaactaaatatccttaCTCTATATTTCAGTTCTTAcaactgaaaagaaataaaagatttacaCTCTGAAAGGAAAATGTCTAGGTTCTGCAGAAGAATGagctcagtgaaaaaaaaatgtctgaggacatgaataaataattcaaaaaagaaGGGCAAAGGTGAGAAGTTATGAAATACTTTTAGTATTAACAACTGCTTGGCCGAAGTTTCTCAGCCttcatcagaatcatctgagaTGCTTGTGCAAAATGCAGCTTcatccgggtgcggtggctcatgcctgtaatcccagcactttgggaggcagaggcaggcagaacacctgaggtcaggagttcgagaccagcctgaccaacatggagaaaccctgtctctactaaaaatacaaaagtagccaggtgtggtggtgcatgcctgtaatcccagctactctggagtctgaggcaggagaatcgcttcaacccaggaggcggaggttgcggtgagtggagatcgtgccattgcactccagcctgggcaacaagatcaaatCTGCAtctaaaaaactaataataataaaataaaataaaaataaaaatgcggCTTCCTGGACCTACTATATTTAAATTGAGGCCCAGGTGTCAATATAATGAAAACTCCCCTATacttactttgggaggccaaggtaggcagatcgtttgcgctcgggagtttgagaccagcctgggcaacatggtgaaaaccctgtctctattaaaaatacaaaaattagcccgggcacagtggctcacgcctgtaattccaacactttgggaggctaaggcgggcagatcacgaggtcaggagatcgagaccacccttgcttacacggtgaaaccccgtctctactaaaaacacaaaaaattagccaggtgtggtggcatgagcctgtagtcccagctactcaggaggctgaggcaggagaatcgcttgaacccaggaggcggagattgcagtgggtcgagattgcaccactgcagtccagtctgggtgacacagcgagactccgtctcaaaacaaaacaaaaattacccgggcgtggtaaTCCCTGTTactcggaggttgaggcagaagaattgcttgaatctggaaggtggaggttgcagtaagccaagatcgcactacagcaccccagcctgggcaacaagagcgagactctgtctcaaataaaaaaaaaaaaaatcttctttcaaTCTACTTACCTTTGTTTCAAAAGAAATGCAGGAAAATAGAGCCTAGTCTGTATGTCACTTCTTCATTCCTGGCCTAGGTGCTGCCTTAGGCAAATTCCTTAAACACATTAGTACAATGGGAACAATAACTACCTTGAAGGGCTTGTTTGAAGGAATAGAGACACTGTAAAATGTCCAGCACTGTGTTAGGCATTTAATAGCTTAATAAAtagtggttattattatttttcactctAACTCGTTTCGCACTTTTAAACTGCTACAGTTGTTTTTTTCAGGTGACATGATCCTTTtcttattctgtgtgtgtgtgtgtgtgtgtgttatcgTACTTTATGCATAATTgctcaaaactggaaataaccttGTTATGGGTTGAGTTGTATCCCCTCAAAATATgtggaagtcctaacccccacAACTTCAGAATATAACCTTATTTGGACACAGGGTCATTCGATGTATTAATAATTACTCATACTGGAGTAGAGTGGGTCCCTAATCTAATATGattggtgtccttgtaagaaaagGAAGATTTGGACATAGATttgcacagagggaagacagaTATGAAGACACACTAAGGGAGATAGCCCTGTAACtccagaggcagagattagagtgatgcatctacaaacTAAGGAATGCCAAGGAGTGTCAGCAAACACTAGACACTAGAAAGAGTCAaggagggccaggcgcggtggttcacgcctgtaattccagcattttgggaggctgaggcaggtgaatcacctaaggtcaggagtttgagatcagcctggccaacatggtgaaaacccgtctctactaaaaatacaaaaattagctgggcatgatggtgcgtgcccgtaatcccagctactggggaggctgaggcagaagaatcaattgaacctgggaggcagaggttgcagtgagccgagatcacgccactgcactccagcctgggcgacagagcaagactctgtatcaaaacacacacacacacacacacaaataaaaaaaaacccaaaagactcAAGGAGGATTCTCCTCTACACGTTTCAGAGGAGCACAACCCTGCTGACATCTCGATTtaggacttctggcctccataactatgagaaaatacatttctatcgTTTTAAACCACTCAGCTTTTGGTATTTCTTACAGCATTTCCTAGGAATTTAATATTAGGTTCCCAGGAACCCTAATATTCTTCAATAGGTGGATGgaaaacaaactgtggtacatgcATACAATGAACTGTATAACGTGGGTGAATCTCAAAGACACTacgttaagtgaaagaagccagtctccaGAGGTTACatcctgtatgattccatttatgtgacattCAGTTAAAGGcatatctggccaggcacagtgggtcacccctgtaatcacagcactttaggaggccaaggcaggcgaatcacgaggtcaggagttcgagaccagcctggccaacatggtgaaaccccgtctctactaaaaatacaaaaagttagctaggcgtgCTGgggggtgcctataattccagctactctggagactgaggcaggagaatcacttgaacccgggaggcggaggctgcagtgaaccgagactgtgccactgcactccagcccaggcaacagtgcgacactctgtctcaaaaaaaaaaaaaaaaaaaaaaaaaggcaaacctacaaggaagaaaaacagatcAGTGTTTGCCAGAGGTTGGGATGGGTTGATGGTTTAATTTGAAAGGGGAAGCATGAGGGAAATTTTGggactgtggtgatggttaccTAAATCTATGCCTCTGTTAAAACTCATGGAACTGTTTATCCACAAAGAGTAATTTCGTGGTATGttaatttagatattttaaaaaatgaacacacacacacatccccaaataattttcttctaagaaatacTTTGAAAGAAATTTTCCATCTGGGCCTCTGCCAGAAAGGCTTCGTGGGGGCTCTGCCACACCAACTCTTACATTCTGTGagcctgttttcccatctgtaaaagtAGTGGATCTGCCTGGAGCAGATCCATTTTTTATGCCCCTTGTCCCCATACTGCACCCTAGGCACTCCCTTTGTGGCAGTGGTGGTGACTTGATGGATCTGGAGAGAAAAAACACTGGGATGTCACTGGGCTCTGGACACACAGGTCTTCTTCAAATGGAGGTGTTGtacttttgtctctctctctctctttttttttggtctaaaaaCCTCTGGATTAGAATAACTGAACACAAGCCAGAGCCCAGGTATCCAGAGAATTAGAATGATCCTGGATTCCAGGGCCTACATGTGGGGGTCACTTGTTCATCCCTTCGGTGAATGCCCTCATGCATCCTGGTGATGAGCAAAACCAGGGTGCTGGCTCTAACCATTAGTGACTCTAAACAAGTGTTTCAGGGAAGCTGGAATTGTGCTTCTACACAACCCCTTGGAAGCACATGGATTCAACACAATGGGACCTCTGTTAAAGCTCTAAATCTAGCCCCCCCCcccactttgttttttctttttcgagacagagtctcgctctgtcacccaaggctggagtgcaatggctcgatcttggctccctgcaacctccacctcccgggctggagtgcttctcttgcctcagcctcccgaatagctgggactacaggtgccagccaccatgcccaaatcTAGGCCCATTCTAAGGTAAGGTCCAAAAGGACCTTAAGCCATTTGTTTTTAGACACTTGATGATTTTTTGGAAGAGCATTTTGTAAACAACAAAGGACTGTGCACAGACGGGGGAAATGGCATTATGAGGATGAGTGTGCTGACCTCAAACCAGGGTCAAAGAGTATCACTGCCCTTTACTCCAAGCATGAAACCAttcatgtgccaggtactgtgctaaggaACCcagtcctcacaacaactctatggGAGAGAGTTGCTTTGACGGGTGAGGAAAGTGAAGCTTTGAGAGGACCCAGGTCACAATGAAAGGAGATGTTAGAGGTGACAGGGCTGAGTCATGGCCAGCAGCTCCAGCCTCTTAAGCCAAGGCTCATGAGAGGAATCCCTGAGGCCTGGTGTCAGGCCTGTTCTCTCTCAGTATATGCCCTGGGAAAAGGACTAATGTCCCTTTTCTCAAAGGCTGGTGGGAGATCACCAAAGACACCTTGAGACCTTGCCATCAAGTATAGCActcaaaaaaaatacagtatttttaaactttatggaGTGGAATGATCTTTTAcaaaactagttttttttttttttttaaactaatgtaTAAATTCAATCTAGAAAACCAGAGATGGGCTACTGTGATTGAAGGCAGGCAAGGGTAGCCTGAGACTCCTCCAGAGCTCCTGGAGCAAAGCTTGAATGAAAGCCATTTATCCACTAGAGGTTGGCACTTACCGGGAGAAGTGCAAGGGATGCCAAGATGTCTAAGGCTTTGACTTTGGGTTGGAAAGAACCAGGTGAGATTCTAGGGGATTCACTCCTGAGTTAGTTGGCCTCTGGCAGGGCTCAGAATTCCAGGCCTGCCACATATATTGGGTGCTGCTGGCAGGTCTATGTGAGCTGAGCATCACTTGCCGCACCCTGGTTCCAGCCAGGCCCCAGTAGCTTGACCTCACaagataaaaaacattttcaccaTCTTATGCTTCGTGAATTTAATTCTATTAAGGTAAGGCTTACTACATTCAAAACTCCaaccccctccctttttttcttgcCCTTTAACAAGGCACCACCCGGTTTTCTTTACTAACAAAATGTCAGTGTTCAAGTTCAGTCTTGGTGCCAGATCGATGGCAGATGTCAAGGGCTGGCCGGGATGGCTTACATTGATAACACTGCAAGTATGTCCTCCTCATAGATGTCAGGGATGTCACCTACCGGCGAGTTGATCATGCGCACGGTGTTGTTACTAAACAGCTTGAATTCGTAATTGATGAGCTGTTCCCAAAAGCCGTTGTTGGGCCGGATGATGGGGCGGCGCGACTTGGTCCATGTATGGGCGTCCAGCAGCGACATGGAGTGGTATTTCATGAGGTACGCAAGGCACAGTGAGGCGGAACGGCTCACTCCAGCCACGCAGTGCAGCAGCGTGCGGCCATGCCTCATATCCACGCTGTGGATAAGATCAGCAATGGGGTCAAAAAAGTCGCAGAGACGAGAGTCACGAGCATCCGTAACAGGCACCTTTATGTACTGAATGCCCTCGAAGAACACGTTGACCACTTCCACCGAGGCATTGACAATGGCGGTAATGCGATTGCTGGACAGAAGGATTTTGTTGTTGGCAGCCACACCATTGCTGAGAAACAAGCTGCTGGTTATTTGGGAGAAGCTGTAGATGGAGGGCTGCTGGAGACCCTGAGATGATGAAAAGGAAGACGCGGATGCTGTCATCAAGGCGGCTGGTCCGAGGTCTCTCTATGCTGGTTCAGGGCACAACCCTTACCAAGCTAGTTCAGGATAGCAGCCGCGCCGCGAAGTCTCAGGCTAGGTGCTGGAGAAAGAGGACCGGCCATCGGCCACCACCCTCTTCCTGTCTCCTCCCACCACTCCCATCTGGGCGTCACAATCCCGGACAGATAGCCCTGCGGCTCCGGTTTCCATGGCAATGGCCGCTTGCTGCAAGGAGGACAAGGCCTCTAAGCAGGGTCTTCAGAGACACCCcagtcagttttatttttatctttcttcgtAGTCATTTATTTTCCAAGGCCTAATTCTTAtctttcttgacttttaaaaatgttctgttaCAAGATATCTATTTTACGTTTCAATTATTGGACCACATTAAGCACAGTATCTATGAATACTTCTATTTCATCAGGGTTGCAGAACAGGGCTTACACTTTCCCTGCAAAATAGCAATATCACATTCTAAGTTGGGGGACAGCATTTGGCTCATGTGATACGCTAATCTCTATAAAACTGGAGCGAGATATAGGatttggctgggcttggtggacTGGCCTGATACTTCTTTGTTGATTGTaaccataaaattattttcctgcttACAAACACATCAGGGCTGGTTGTAAGGGAACATTGCTAACTGATATATAGCCCTTTATCTTGAAGTTGGCCTGTGGTGGACAGTTGTGACTAATTTAGCTGTGTCATAGTCCATTTGTACATACAGCTCAAATGATCGTATGAGTCTGCTTTATTACCTGAAACAATAgctcaaattattttgtttactttcttcaAAAAGAATGCCCACATGCTTTGTGAACTACAAATCGCTTTGACCACTACCGATGCTGTCTTCCCGGTAATATTAAACATTCTGGAACAAGTTAATGCTACGTGGTAATTGGGCCAAAAATTGAGacaggcttgctctgtcacccaggctggagaggcccgggcctctgcctcctgagttcaagtgattcttgtgcctcagccaatcaagcagctgggattacaagagcgcaccaccacacccggttaatttttgtatttttagtagagacaggatttcaccacgttggccaggctggtctcaaactcctgatctcaggtgatcctcccacctcggcctctcaaagtgctgggattacatgcacgagccaccgcactcagcccaaaaattaatttctaaaatgcaACCTGACATTTGCATTTCCTTCTAGCTAAGATTTTTATAGAATTTGGCTGAAAATTGAAAAGAACTATAGCCTAAAACTAACAAATTGTTTCGCAGAGCAGCCAATTGACTCACATACTTTGCTCTCATTCCATCATCATTTTGGTATGTGTTCAAAGGTGTGCTGTGATTATGAACAAAGATGAAGTAGGTATCAGGCTGCTTATGATGGTCAAGGAAACGATAACCTCAAAACACAacacatgtttctttttctcagttgTCATAATCAAATTATTTTGCATTACTTAAGTTGTCAGTCCCCACAAATCcatctggaagaaaataaaacacaaatactaaataaatatgaaaactgTCTGTTGGGGACAGCTCAACCAGGCTAAGGGAGAAGGTTTGTAATCTATGTAGTAATATGGAGGCCCTAAACTAGTATTGGTGTCTACTTATTTCATAAGTATACACTTCTTAAActttaaaactatagaaaaattaacaaaataatttcagacactattttcttttctttttttttttttttcttgagacagggctttgctcttgttgcccaggctggagtgcagtggtgcaatctcggctcaccacaacctccgcctcccagtttcaagccattctcctgcctcagtctcatgattacctgggattacaggcttgcgccaccatgcccagctaattttttgtgtttctagtagagacggggtttcaccatgttggccaggctggactcaaactcccgacctcaggtgatccacctgcctcagcctcccaaagtgcagggattacaggcatgagccaccgcacccagctacaGACACTATTTTCAAAGACAAGCAAAACTCATATTAAAtagattcatttatttgttcttcatATTCTGCGACACCTATTAGCCTGAGGGATGTTGGATGTTTTAAAATTCCACTATGGAGCTTTTCCTGGATAGATAACATTTTCTCCCCTTGAGTTTGGAAACAGGTCACTTTCAGATCCCACTTGtctctacttttccttttttttttttttttttaaacacactgATGCAGgcaatttttcttgttatttagtGAAGAAAATGTGCAATGGACTTGCCCAAGAACACACTCTCTTTCCACTAATGGGAAAACACCCTGGATGTTAAGAATTAGTTAATGTTCAGATTTCTCAATTCAGTAGTCAAAGTCCTTTCTAATCTGATCTAAGCCTGCCTTTCaaatctcattcatttattcatcagatTTTTATTAAGAATCTATATACTGTGTTAGGCATTTTCACCTATATAAACCCTCAGTTCTgaccaaacaaaacaaatgcttTTGGTAAATACAAAATGTACATTCCTGTTTCCTTACCTTTGCTCATGCCATTTCTCTCTCTTGAGAAGCCTGACTCCTCTCTGCTTCCTGAATTCTATCCAAGCTTCAAGACTCAGCTTGATTAATTTAACAAGAGGATCAACTGAGCATCCAATCTATGTCA containing:
- the DUSP21 gene encoding dual specificity protein phosphatase 21, with amino-acid sequence MTASASSFSSSQGLQQPSIYSFSQITSSLFLSNGVAANNKILLSSNRITAIVNASVEVVNVFFEGIQYIKVPVTDARDSRLCDFFDPIADLIHSVDMRHGRTLLHCVAGVSRSASLCLAYLMKYHSMSLLDAHTWTKSRRPIIRPNNGFWEQLINYEFKLFSNNTVRMINSPVGDIPDIYEEDILAVLSM